A genome region from Jeotgalibacillus aurantiacus includes the following:
- a CDS encoding DUF58 domain-containing protein, with the protein MWERESVEKKRILAVEWLAFSGILFSLFGAQFEAMSLGIVILIYIRFHLRYLDKVGEGLTIIKERSAERLHIGESSEWFLTFQNGKYPIKNAKLQLLLSDHIEPSEGEWSVNGSLVEWETDVSLEKYENVTVSIPIRSIRRGKAKVVSVRLRIPHLFGYGDTVLRYNSHLSHSKLIYPEIEKVLFQSLSPVFKSGENLSSHSLFEDLTMPAGTREYRLGDTIQRLNWNAYAKTGELQTNVYERVTEEKMMILLNVSHGHAKNIEFEKLIRQAAFLVTEAHRNNRSIGLAVNVRTKGSPHFYFLPPEKGTSHSRKLLEMLSVLSIGDVTLPSHLVINQLNLMQLQANDVIHIGQMDQASAGRLSKMSGRVWIITGSGGTAVKWNNLQKNIQ; encoded by the coding sequence ATGTGGGAACGTGAATCCGTTGAAAAAAAGAGAATACTCGCAGTTGAATGGCTTGCATTTTCAGGTATTCTGTTTTCTTTGTTTGGTGCCCAGTTTGAAGCGATGTCATTAGGAATTGTCATCCTGATTTATATCAGATTTCACTTGCGTTATCTTGATAAAGTCGGCGAAGGGCTTACCATTATAAAAGAGAGGTCAGCTGAAAGACTTCATATAGGGGAAAGTTCCGAATGGTTCTTAACGTTTCAAAATGGGAAGTATCCGATAAAAAATGCAAAACTGCAACTGCTTTTATCTGATCATATCGAACCGTCAGAAGGGGAGTGGTCGGTAAACGGCTCACTCGTTGAATGGGAAACGGATGTTTCGCTGGAAAAGTATGAGAATGTTACCGTCTCTATACCGATCCGATCGATTAGAAGAGGGAAGGCTAAAGTGGTTTCTGTAAGACTGAGAATTCCACACCTGTTTGGTTACGGTGATACGGTTCTCAGGTATAATAGCCATCTTTCTCATTCAAAGCTGATTTATCCGGAGATTGAAAAAGTTTTGTTTCAATCATTATCTCCGGTTTTTAAATCAGGTGAGAATCTTTCTTCTCATTCACTGTTTGAGGATCTGACCATGCCGGCTGGTACCCGTGAGTATAGGCTGGGAGATACGATTCAGCGGTTGAATTGGAATGCCTACGCTAAAACGGGTGAACTTCAGACGAATGTTTATGAACGCGTGACAGAAGAAAAAATGATGATTTTACTGAATGTTTCCCACGGCCATGCGAAAAACATTGAATTTGAAAAACTGATCCGTCAGGCTGCCTTTCTTGTGACAGAAGCCCATCGCAATAATCGTTCGATCGGACTTGCAGTCAATGTAAGGACAAAGGGATCACCCCACTTTTACTTTCTGCCACCCGAGAAGGGGACAAGTCACAGCAGAAAACTTCTTGAAATGCTGAGTGTATTATCGATTGGTGACGTAACATTGCCATCTCATCTTGTTATTAATCAGCTGAATCTGATGCAATTACAGGCGAATGATGTCATACACATCGGGCAAATGGATCAGGCATCTGCCGGGAGACTGTCAAAAATGAGCGGAAGAGTCTGGATCATCACTGGGTCAGGGGGGACTGCGGTAAAATGGAACAATCTGCAAAAAAACATACAATAA
- a CDS encoding AAA family ATPase, producing the protein MKQLVNKEVSKTVIGRTKETELLLIALLQGGHVLIESVPGTGKTLLAKTFAGVAGGKFKRIQFTPDVLPSDVTGLHYFNPETHKFELKKGPVMTNFLLADEINRATPRTQSSLLEVMEERQVTIDGTTIQVDFPFMVIATQNPVESQQGTFTLPFAQLDRFMFKLPADYPSFSEETDIINQWIKQSEKQEPESILSVDTLEDAVRKVREVMVHKEMADYIVELIRATREHVSVEWGASPRAGVALVKAAQGSAFLEGRHHVVPEDVKKMLRYVLAHRLQLTAEASLTKSTDQVLDEIIQSVDTPVELRL; encoded by the coding sequence ATGAAACAGTTAGTAAATAAAGAGGTAAGTAAGACCGTTATTGGACGAACAAAAGAAACAGAACTCTTACTGATTGCATTGCTTCAGGGAGGACATGTACTGATTGAGAGCGTTCCCGGGACGGGTAAAACGTTATTGGCCAAAACCTTTGCCGGAGTGGCGGGAGGGAAATTCAAAAGAATTCAGTTCACACCGGATGTATTGCCATCAGATGTAACAGGGCTCCATTATTTTAATCCGGAGACGCATAAGTTTGAATTAAAAAAAGGGCCTGTCATGACGAACTTCTTATTAGCCGATGAAATTAATCGAGCCACGCCAAGAACGCAGTCGAGCCTGTTGGAGGTAATGGAGGAAAGACAGGTCACGATTGACGGTACGACTATTCAGGTGGATTTTCCATTCATGGTCATTGCGACTCAAAATCCTGTTGAGTCACAGCAGGGAACCTTCACGCTGCCTTTTGCGCAGTTAGACCGATTTATGTTTAAGCTGCCAGCTGATTATCCGTCTTTTTCAGAGGAAACGGACATTATTAATCAGTGGATTAAGCAATCTGAAAAACAGGAACCTGAGTCGATTCTATCAGTCGATACACTTGAAGATGCAGTCAGAAAAGTAAGAGAGGTTATGGTACATAAGGAAATGGCGGATTATATTGTTGAGTTGATCAGGGCGACCAGAGAGCATGTTTCTGTTGAGTGGGGAGCAAGTCCCCGTGCAGGGGTTGCGCTCGTTAAAGCGGCTCAAGGATCTGCATTTCTGGAAGGTCGTCATCATGTCGTACCTGAAGATGTTAAAAAAATGCTCCGCTATGTACTTGCACACCGGCTGCAATTAACAGCAGAAGCTTCTTTGACAAAATCAACGGATCAGGTGCTTGATGAGATCATCCAGTCAGTGGATACCCCGGTTGAGCTGAGGCTTTGA
- a CDS encoding SDR family NAD(P)-dependent oxidoreductase translates to MRVAVVTGAANGIGLSVARAFAGKEMKVYMLDVNEEKLKIEKKRLLDEGFDVITDVLDVSKHEEIERVFSKIHEEEGSIDILINNAGLSEFKSIWEVTAEDWEKVIHTNLSSVFFCSREAARRMNGGAIINICSTRAFMSEPNTEAYAASKGGIHALTHSLAVTLSEKNITVNAISPGWIATEGYDQLRGVDHSQHLSNRVGKPEDIARACLFLSDPENNFINGENLIIDGGMTRKMIYEH, encoded by the coding sequence ATGAGAGTAGCGGTTGTAACAGGTGCTGCTAATGGGATTGGACTAAGTGTCGCAAGAGCATTTGCCGGAAAAGAGATGAAGGTATACATGCTTGATGTGAATGAAGAGAAGCTCAAAATTGAAAAGAAACGTCTATTGGATGAAGGGTTTGATGTCATCACTGATGTACTTGATGTATCAAAGCATGAAGAAATTGAACGCGTGTTTTCTAAGATCCACGAGGAGGAAGGCTCTATTGATATATTGATTAATAACGCGGGCCTTTCGGAATTTAAATCGATCTGGGAAGTAACGGCAGAGGATTGGGAAAAAGTGATACATACGAATCTTTCAAGTGTATTCTTTTGCTCAAGAGAGGCAGCCAGACGAATGAATGGCGGTGCAATTATTAATATTTGTTCGACGAGGGCATTCATGTCTGAGCCGAATACAGAAGCGTATGCAGCTTCTAAAGGCGGCATTCATGCATTGACTCATTCACTTGCTGTTACATTAAGTGAAAAAAACATCACAGTGAATGCAATCAGTCCCGGCTGGATCGCAACAGAAGGCTATGATCAGCTGAGAGGCGTTGATCACAGTCAGCACCTTTCCAACAGAGTAGGAAAACCTGAGGATATCGCAAGGGCATGTTTGTTCTTATCTGATCCTGAAAATAACTTTATTAATGGTGAAAATCTTATTATTGATGGTGGTATGACGAGAAAAATGATTTATGAGCATTAA
- a CDS encoding abortive phage infection protein, translating into MTKEEINQMFEQLKNKEIKEVFVKKEQFDEVREVLVAREDFKHFRGIARHNGHTVYTYLDEPRS; encoded by the coding sequence GTGACAAAAGAAGAAATCAATCAAATGTTTGAGCAGCTGAAAAATAAGGAAATAAAAGAAGTGTTTGTTAAAAAGGAGCAGTTCGATGAGGTGAGGGAAGTGCTTGTGGCAAGAGAAGACTTCAAGCATTTCAGAGGAATTGCAAGACATAATGGCCATACTGTATATACCTATCTGGATGAGCCAAGAAGTTAA
- a CDS encoding ATP-dependent Clp protease ATP-binding subunit has product MICEKCSTNQANVQLRVQLNGSIQDFHLCSDCYKEERAKLHSAMNGYNGAGQSPKRDKKEESTEQAQKEAGLLGEYGRNLTNLAKAGLIDPVIGRDAEISQMIEILNRRNKNNPVLIGEPGIGKTAAAEGLALKIADGTVPQKLKGKEVILLDVASLVTNTGIRGQFEERMKQLVSEVQSRKNVILFIDEIHQIVGAGSAEGSMDAGNILKPALARGELQLVGATTLKEYRKIEKDAALERRFQPIHLKEPTADEAFEILKGLASRYEEYHKVTYSEEALKGAVQLSKRYIQDRFLPDKAIDLMDEAGSKLNLTVDHQDKEEIQERLKHIHLEKEKALKEENYELAAKLRDEEEALEHKQNDSSSAEYPVVGLELIQKLVERKTGIPVGKLEQDERVKMSILEENLNNKVIGQHEAVKKVAKAVRRSRAGLKSKNRPAGSFLFVGPTGVGKTELSKTLAEELFGSRDQMIRLDMSEYMEKHSVSKLIGSPPGYVGHDEAGQLTEKVRRNPYSILLLDEIEKAHPDVMNMFLQIMEDGRLTDSQGRTVQFKDTVIIMTSNAGVGGRKKAVGFGATEAADEASILDSLSNFFKPEFLNRFDSIIEFKPLEKAHLVKIVDLMLEELNELIEEQGMELTVSKEVKEQLAELGYHPAFGARPLRRVIQEYVEDRITDFMYDNPDLKNVRAELIENEVTIVSK; this is encoded by the coding sequence ATGATTTGTGAAAAGTGCAGTACAAATCAGGCAAATGTTCAATTAAGAGTCCAGCTGAATGGCAGCATACAGGATTTTCATTTGTGCTCCGACTGCTATAAAGAAGAGCGCGCAAAATTACATTCTGCTATGAATGGCTATAATGGCGCTGGTCAATCACCAAAGCGTGACAAAAAAGAAGAAAGTACTGAACAGGCACAAAAAGAAGCCGGACTTCTTGGCGAGTATGGCAGAAATCTGACCAACCTGGCAAAAGCCGGGCTGATCGATCCAGTGATTGGACGTGACGCAGAAATCAGCCAGATGATTGAAATTTTAAATAGAAGAAACAAAAACAACCCAGTGCTGATTGGAGAACCGGGAATTGGTAAAACTGCGGCAGCTGAAGGGCTTGCATTGAAAATTGCTGACGGCACAGTGCCTCAGAAGTTGAAAGGTAAGGAAGTCATCCTGCTTGATGTAGCATCCCTTGTGACCAATACGGGCATCCGGGGTCAATTTGAAGAGCGAATGAAACAGCTTGTTTCAGAGGTTCAGTCCCGTAAAAACGTCATTTTGTTTATTGATGAAATACACCAGATTGTAGGAGCTGGATCTGCTGAAGGTTCCATGGATGCAGGGAATATTCTTAAGCCGGCCCTTGCGAGAGGCGAGCTTCAGCTTGTCGGTGCAACGACGCTGAAGGAATACCGGAAGATTGAAAAGGATGCTGCACTTGAACGCCGCTTCCAGCCTATTCATTTAAAAGAACCAACAGCTGATGAAGCGTTTGAGATTCTGAAAGGTCTTGCATCACGCTATGAGGAGTATCATAAGGTTACTTATAGCGAAGAAGCGCTTAAGGGCGCAGTCCAGTTATCAAAACGTTATATTCAGGATCGTTTCCTCCCGGACAAAGCGATCGACCTCATGGATGAAGCTGGTTCTAAATTGAATTTAACAGTGGATCATCAGGATAAAGAAGAAATCCAAGAGCGCCTGAAGCATATTCATTTAGAGAAGGAAAAGGCTTTAAAGGAAGAAAATTATGAGCTTGCAGCAAAGCTTCGTGACGAGGAAGAAGCGCTCGAGCACAAGCAAAACGATTCTTCATCAGCGGAATATCCTGTTGTTGGCCTTGAATTGATTCAAAAGCTGGTTGAACGTAAAACCGGGATTCCAGTTGGTAAACTTGAACAGGACGAACGGGTGAAGATGTCCATTCTGGAAGAAAACTTAAACAATAAAGTTATTGGTCAGCATGAGGCTGTGAAAAAGGTGGCAAAAGCAGTCCGCAGAAGCAGAGCAGGACTAAAATCGAAAAATCGTCCTGCTGGTTCATTCCTGTTTGTCGGACCAACAGGTGTAGGTAAAACAGAGCTTTCCAAAACGCTTGCTGAAGAATTATTCGGATCAAGAGACCAGATGATCCGCCTGGATATGAGTGAATATATGGAAAAGCACAGCGTTTCAAAGCTGATTGGTTCACCACCAGGGTATGTCGGTCACGATGAAGCAGGGCAGCTTACTGAAAAAGTAAGACGTAACCCTTATTCCATTCTGCTTCTTGATGAAATTGAAAAAGCGCATCCTGATGTGATGAATATGTTCCTTCAGATCATGGAGGACGGTCGTCTAACAGATAGTCAGGGCCGCACGGTTCAGTTCAAAGACACCGTGATTATCATGACAAGTAATGCAGGAGTCGGGGGACGGAAAAAAGCGGTTGGTTTCGGCGCAACGGAAGCCGCAGATGAAGCATCGATCCTGGATTCATTAAGCAACTTCTTTAAACCCGAGTTCCTTAACCGTTTTGACAGCATCATTGAATTTAAACCGCTTGAAAAAGCGCATCTCGTGAAAATTGTTGATCTGATGCTTGAAGAATTAAACGAACTGATTGAGGAACAGGGTATGGAGCTTACTGTTTCAAAAGAAGTAAAAGAACAGCTTGCAGAGCTTGGCTATCACCCTGCATTCGGTGCACGCCCTCTGAGAAGAGTCATTCAGGAATACGTGGAAGACCGGATCACAGACTTTATGTATGACAATCCGGATTTAAAGAATGTACGTGCTGAATTAATTGAAAATGAAGTAACCATTGTTTCTAAGTAA
- a CDS encoding M3 family oligoendopeptidase, whose protein sequence is MQTFNDYEYKRPDFAEAKMTFEKLLASFTESESADEQMTIIDKLNTYRNTISSQYNLAMIRASVDTNDEFYQNEKNYFDEVMPQFSELETNYYKALVASPFKDELEMKYGKQLFELADFSIKGFSPEVIPLLQEENKLTSEYSKLVASAEIEFEGKTLTLAQLDPYTESTDRDMREKAVQTKFNFFAEHAAKFDDLYDRLVKVRHDIALKLGYKNFVELGYIRMLRIDYDAEMVQTFRDQVKEFIVPLATKLRERQQKRIGVEELKFWDESLSFLSGNAAPKGDPQWIIDRGKEMYSELSPETKEFFDFMDERKLMDLEAKKGKEAGGYCTFIEDYGSPFIFSNFNGTSGDIDVLTHEAGHAFQVYMSRQLEVPEYRWPTHESAEIHSMSMEFFTWPWMERFFEEQTEKYKFSHLSSSLLFLPYGVMVDEFQHTVYENPEMTPAERKAAWKELEKTYLPHRDYGDHGYLNEGGFWQRQGHIYEVPFYYIDYTLAQICAFQFWKKSRENHAAAWADYLHLCKLGGSLPFTELVKEANLLSPFEEGCVESVIGEIELWLSSVDDQKL, encoded by the coding sequence ATGCAAACATTTAATGATTATGAATACAAACGCCCGGATTTTGCAGAAGCAAAAATGACTTTTGAAAAACTGCTGGCTTCGTTTACAGAATCAGAATCAGCTGATGAACAAATGACGATTATCGATAAGCTGAATACATATCGCAACACCATCTCAAGTCAGTACAATCTGGCGATGATTCGGGCATCAGTTGATACAAATGATGAATTTTATCAAAATGAAAAGAACTATTTTGATGAAGTGATGCCACAGTTTTCAGAGCTTGAAACGAATTACTATAAAGCGCTTGTCGCATCTCCGTTCAAAGATGAACTTGAAATGAAATATGGAAAGCAGCTGTTTGAGCTCGCTGATTTTTCAATTAAAGGATTCTCACCTGAAGTCATTCCATTGCTGCAGGAAGAAAATAAGTTAACATCTGAATACTCTAAACTTGTCGCTTCTGCTGAAATTGAGTTTGAGGGAAAAACGCTGACGCTCGCTCAGCTTGATCCTTATACAGAATCAACAGACAGAGACATGAGAGAGAAGGCAGTACAAACAAAATTTAATTTTTTTGCAGAGCACGCGGCAAAATTTGATGATCTTTATGACCGTCTTGTTAAAGTAAGACATGACATTGCACTTAAGCTTGGTTACAAAAATTTTGTTGAGCTCGGCTATATCAGAATGCTGCGTATAGATTATGATGCTGAGATGGTGCAGACTTTCAGAGATCAGGTGAAAGAATTTATTGTACCGCTAGCAACGAAATTGAGAGAAAGGCAGCAAAAAAGAATCGGTGTTGAAGAATTGAAATTCTGGGATGAATCGCTGTCCTTCCTGTCAGGAAATGCAGCCCCTAAAGGAGATCCACAGTGGATCATTGACCGTGGAAAAGAAATGTACAGTGAACTATCTCCTGAAACAAAAGAATTTTTTGATTTCATGGATGAGCGGAAACTGATGGATCTTGAAGCGAAGAAAGGGAAAGAAGCAGGAGGATACTGCACCTTTATTGAAGATTATGGATCACCGTTTATCTTTTCTAACTTCAATGGTACATCCGGAGATATTGACGTGTTAACTCATGAAGCAGGGCATGCTTTCCAGGTATATATGAGTCGTCAACTGGAAGTACCTGAGTATAGATGGCCGACTCATGAATCAGCAGAAATTCATTCCATGAGTATGGAATTTTTCACATGGCCGTGGATGGAAAGGTTTTTTGAAGAACAAACAGAAAAATATAAGTTTTCACATTTGAGCAGCTCACTACTGTTTCTTCCGTATGGTGTAATGGTGGATGAGTTCCAGCATACCGTCTATGAAAATCCGGAGATGACACCTGCTGAGAGAAAAGCAGCGTGGAAAGAGCTTGAGAAAACATATCTTCCTCACCGTGATTATGGTGATCATGGTTATCTTAACGAGGGTGGATTCTGGCAGCGCCAGGGACATATTTATGAAGTGCCGTTTTATTATATTGACTATACACTTGCTCAGATTTGTGCGTTTCAGTTCTGGAAAAAGTCACGTGAAAATCACGCGGCAGCCTGGGCGGATTATCTGCATTTATGCAAACTTGGCGGGTCTCTTCCGTTTACAGAGCTTGTAAAAGAGGCGAACCTTCTTTCTCCATTTGAGGAGGGTTGTGTGGAGTCAGTGATCGGGGAAATTGAACTCTGGCTTTCATCAGTGGACGATCAGAAGCTTTGA
- a CDS encoding MarR family winged helix-turn-helix transcriptional regulator produces MTEATDYKQSLKLFIVLSRAYKAINESSNQFFQAKGLNPTEFAVLELLYHKGRQPLQKIGGKILIASGSITYVVDKLEKKGLIRRIASPKDRRVTYAETTEEGNRFMREIFPDHEKNLHELMAALTDEEQKHAIELLKKLGLSIKDLSY; encoded by the coding sequence ATGACAGAAGCTACGGATTACAAACAGTCGTTGAAGCTTTTTATCGTGCTCTCACGCGCATATAAGGCGATCAATGAATCGAGTAACCAGTTTTTTCAGGCGAAAGGTCTGAATCCTACTGAATTTGCCGTATTGGAGCTTTTATACCATAAAGGCAGACAGCCACTTCAGAAAATCGGAGGAAAAATCCTCATTGCGAGTGGCAGTATTACGTATGTAGTGGATAAATTAGAGAAAAAAGGGCTAATCAGAAGAATCGCTTCTCCAAAGGACCGCCGGGTCACTTATGCTGAAACGACGGAAGAGGGAAATCGTTTTATGAGGGAAATTTTTCCGGATCATGAAAAAAACCTGCATGAGTTAATGGCAGCATTGACGGATGAAGAACAGAAGCATGCGATTGAACTTTTAAAAAAACTGGGTCTCTCCATTAAGGATCTATCCTATTAA
- a CDS encoding bifunctional metallophosphatase/5'-nucleotidase — protein sequence MKADQTEIVILQTGDVHGHVRDATVWGSEESSHGMARISSFVKKEREKDPDLLLFDSGDMLQGSPLAFHYAHFNDYMPNPLISVMNHLAYDGAVIGEHDFDYGLSCVSRAVSRSFFPWLSANVVHKVTKEPYFGFPYTIKNIKGVKIAILGITAYRESGNQPCTVNDVLYEDAFDAVKRWVPFIHETEKPDLVILNYHGGMNDAACDHKSGAVDQGLEIAQSIEGIDVMLTGRQHQLVCKKIHDKWMIQPGAFGHHAGKVSILMTRMGNSWKIEQTSGQLVTMEEYAPDPVIEKLVYFQELEAGRWLNESLMNEIEVSKDIGIKTKVSDWIKKASPEDFIDFF from the coding sequence TTGAAAGCAGATCAGACTGAAATTGTGATTCTTCAAACGGGTGATGTTCATGGGCATGTCAGAGATGCCACCGTTTGGGGTTCTGAAGAATCTTCTCATGGAATGGCAAGAATCAGCTCATTTGTCAAAAAGGAAAGAGAAAAAGATCCTGATCTTCTTCTTTTTGATAGTGGAGATATGCTTCAGGGAAGTCCGCTTGCTTTTCATTATGCTCATTTCAACGACTATATGCCAAATCCCCTTATTTCAGTGATGAACCATCTGGCATACGATGGAGCAGTTATAGGTGAACATGATTTTGACTATGGTTTATCATGCGTGAGCAGGGCAGTCAGCCGATCTTTTTTTCCATGGCTGTCTGCAAACGTTGTTCATAAAGTGACAAAGGAGCCTTATTTCGGTTTTCCCTATACGATCAAAAATATCAAAGGGGTTAAGATCGCAATACTTGGCATTACAGCTTACCGGGAAAGCGGGAATCAACCATGTACCGTAAATGATGTACTTTATGAAGACGCTTTCGACGCTGTGAAACGCTGGGTTCCTTTTATACATGAAACAGAAAAGCCTGATCTTGTCATTCTGAACTATCATGGCGGAATGAATGACGCAGCATGCGATCATAAATCCGGTGCAGTCGATCAGGGGTTGGAGATCGCGCAATCAATTGAAGGGATTGATGTGATGCTGACCGGGCGGCAGCATCAGCTGGTCTGTAAGAAAATCCACGATAAATGGATGATTCAGCCTGGAGCTTTTGGACATCACGCAGGTAAAGTGTCGATCCTGATGACTAGAATGGGCAACTCATGGAAAATTGAACAAACATCAGGGCAACTCGTTACGATGGAAGAATATGCGCCTGATCCCGTAATTGAAAAGCTCGTTTATTTTCAGGAGCTTGAAGCAGGAAGATGGCTGAATGAAAGTTTAATGAATGAAATTGAAGTTTCAAAAGACATTGGTATTAAAACGAAGGTGTCTGACTGGATAAAAAAGGCATCACCTGAGGATTTTATTGACTTCTTTTAA
- a CDS encoding pyridoxal phosphate-dependent aminotransferase translates to MKKFEKASRIHQLPEQFFAKLSSKVAKKVQDGHDIINLGQGNPDLPTPDHIVQRLQKAAENPLNHKYSPFRGMPYIHQAVADFYKREYGVSIDPETEVAVLFGGKAGLVELPQCLANPGDIVLVPDPGYPDYWSGVSLAEAEMHMMPLLEENQFLPDYSKIPAHIADKARLLFINYPNNPTGATADESFFKETIAFAEKHNICIVHDFAYGSIGFDGVRPPSFLQVKGAKENGLEIYTLSKTFNMAGWRVGFAVGNPSVIEAINVLQDHLHVSLFGAVQEAAEEALIASYEPALDLSDIYESRRNVMVQAFTEAGWDVTAPKGSFFAWFKVPEGFTSESFSDYLLEHANVAVAPGVGFGEAGEGYVRVALLATEERIKEAAKRIQQLGIFSPVK, encoded by the coding sequence GTGAAGAAATTTGAAAAAGCATCACGAATTCATCAGTTACCTGAACAATTTTTTGCTAAGCTTTCCTCTAAGGTCGCAAAAAAGGTCCAGGATGGGCACGATATAATTAATCTTGGCCAGGGGAATCCGGATCTTCCAACACCGGATCATATCGTACAAAGACTTCAGAAAGCCGCTGAAAACCCTTTGAACCACAAGTACTCACCATTCAGGGGAATGCCATACATCCATCAGGCTGTTGCAGATTTTTATAAAAGAGAGTATGGGGTTTCAATTGATCCTGAAACAGAAGTGGCTGTTTTATTTGGTGGCAAGGCTGGCCTTGTGGAGTTGCCGCAATGCCTTGCGAATCCAGGTGACATCGTACTTGTTCCGGATCCGGGTTATCCGGATTACTGGTCAGGGGTATCTCTTGCGGAAGCTGAAATGCATATGATGCCTTTATTGGAAGAGAATCAATTTCTACCGGATTACAGCAAAATTCCTGCACATATTGCAGATAAAGCCCGTTTACTTTTTATTAATTATCCTAATAATCCAACAGGCGCAACCGCTGATGAGTCATTTTTCAAGGAAACCATTGCGTTTGCAGAAAAGCATAACATTTGTATCGTTCATGATTTTGCTTATGGATCGATCGGTTTTGATGGGGTTAGACCGCCGAGTTTTCTGCAGGTTAAAGGAGCAAAGGAAAATGGTCTCGAAATTTACACGCTGTCAAAGACCTTTAATATGGCTGGCTGGCGGGTTGGTTTTGCCGTAGGTAATCCTTCAGTTATTGAGGCCATCAATGTTCTGCAGGACCATCTGCATGTCAGTTTATTTGGTGCTGTACAGGAAGCGGCTGAAGAGGCACTGATTGCTTCTTATGAACCTGCTCTTGATTTGTCTGATATCTATGAGAGCAGAAGAAATGTCATGGTACAGGCTTTCACAGAAGCTGGCTGGGATGTCACAGCACCAAAGGGTTCTTTTTTTGCCTGGTTTAAAGTACCTGAAGGTTTTACTTCTGAGTCATTCAGTGATTATCTGCTGGAGCATGCCAACGTTGCAGTAGCACCTGGTGTAGGGTTTGGTGAAGCTGGTGAAGGATATGTGAGGGTTGCCCTGCTGGCGACTGAGGAAAGAATTAAAGAAGCAGCAAAAAGGATTCAACAACTCGGTATTTTTTCTCCTGTAAAATGA
- a CDS encoding carbon-nitrogen family hydrolase, whose protein sequence is MTEKCECKDYYGKRVDIINIAIFQMDIAFGNPEKNYEKVNEWMKKINPDETDTIVLPELWTTGYDLTRLDEISDKDGKRTTAFLQNLAKSYRVNIIGGSYAKQTDEGIFNTMVVVDKEGVIIHEYSKLHLFKLMNEHHFLQPGNDEPGFIMDNTHFAGFICYDIRFPEWIRKPVLSGAKVIVVSAEWPAPRIDHWLTLLKARAIENQSYVVACNRVGSDHENVFGGRSIVIDPWGKEIVTGSDQEDILYARIDLEVSQEVRNRIPVFEDRRPDFY, encoded by the coding sequence ATAACGGAAAAGTGCGAATGTAAAGATTATTATGGAAAGCGGGTGGACATTATTAACATTGCCATTTTTCAAATGGATATCGCGTTTGGAAATCCTGAAAAAAATTACGAAAAAGTGAACGAGTGGATGAAAAAAATAAATCCGGATGAGACAGATACCATCGTTCTTCCGGAGCTTTGGACAACCGGATATGACCTTACTAGACTAGATGAAATCAGTGATAAAGATGGAAAACGAACTACAGCATTTCTGCAGAATCTTGCTAAATCCTACCGCGTTAATATAATTGGAGGCTCCTATGCCAAACAGACGGACGAGGGGATTTTCAATACAATGGTCGTGGTGGACAAAGAAGGAGTGATCATTCACGAGTACAGTAAGCTTCATCTGTTCAAACTAATGAATGAGCATCATTTCCTGCAGCCGGGAAATGATGAACCGGGATTTATAATGGATAACACTCATTTTGCCGGTTTTATTTGTTATGACATACGATTCCCTGAATGGATCAGAAAACCCGTATTATCCGGAGCCAAAGTGATCGTCGTAAGTGCAGAATGGCCTGCTCCAAGAATTGACCACTGGTTAACTCTTCTTAAAGCACGAGCCATCGAAAACCAATCATATGTTGTCGCGTGTAACAGGGTTGGCTCAGATCACGAAAATGTTTTTGGCGGTCGTTCTATAGTGATTGATCCATGGGGAAAAGAAATCGTGACCGGATCAGATCAGGAAGATATTTTATACGCGCGGATTGATCTGGAAGTATCACAGGAAGTCCGCAACAGGATTCCCGTTTTTGAAGATCGCAGACCTGATTTTTATTAA